The Microcebus murinus isolate Inina chromosome 4, M.murinus_Inina_mat1.0, whole genome shotgun sequence genome has a segment encoding these proteins:
- the CCS gene encoding copper chaperone for superoxide dismutase, producing the protein MASSSGDRGTLCTLEFAVQMTCQSCVDAVRKSLQGVAGIQGMEVHLENQMVLVQTTLPSQEVQALLEGTGRQAVLKGMGSDQFHNLGAAVAILGGPGTVQGVVRFLQLTPERCLIEGTVDGLEPGLHGLHVHQYGDLTQNCNSCGDHFNPDGASHGGPRDSDRHRGDLGNVRADADGRAIFRIEDEQLKVWDVIGRSLVIDEGEDDLGRGGHPLSKITGNSGERLACGIIARSAGLFQNPKQICSCDGLTIWEERGRPIAGEGRKQSAQPPAHL; encoded by the exons ATGGCTTCGAGCTCAGGGGACCGTGGGACCCTCTGCACG CTGGAGTTCGCCGTGCAGATGACCTGTCAGAGCTGCGTGGACGCGGTGCGCAAATCCCTGCAAGGGGTGGCAG GTATCCAGGGCATGGAGGTGCACTTGGAGAACCAGATGGTCCTGGTGCAGACTACTCTGCCCAGCCAGGAGGTGCAGGCCCTCCTGGAAGGCACGGGGCGCCAGGCGGTACTCAAGGGCATGGGCAGCGACCAATTTC ATAATCTGGGAGCAGCAGTGGCCATTCTAGGGGGGCCTGGCACCGTGCAGGGGGTAGTGCGCTTCCTACAGCTGACCCCTGAACGCTGTCTCATCGAGGGGACCGTTGATGGCCTGGAGCCTGGGCTGCATGGTCTGCACGTCCATCAGTACGGGGACCTCACGCAGAACTGCAACAG CTGTGGAGACCACTTTAACCCTGATGGAGCGTCTCATGGGGGTCCCCGGGACTCTGACCGG CACCGCGGAGACCTGGGCAATGTCAGGGCTGATGCTGACGGCCGTGCTATCTTCAGGATAGAAGATGAGCAGCTGAAG GTGTGGGACGTGATTGGCCGTAGCCTGGTTATCGACGAGGGAGAAGATGACCTGGGCCGGGGCGGCCATCCCTTATCCAAGATCACGGGGAATTCTGGGGAGAG GTTGGCCTGTGGCATCATCGCACGTTCTGCCGGCCTTTTCCAAAACCCCAAGCAGATCTGCTCCTGCGATGGCCTCACCATCTGGGAGGAGCGAGGCCGGCCCATCGCCGGTGAGGGCCGAAAGCAGTcagcccagccccctgcccacctTTGA